From the Lathyrus oleraceus cultivar Zhongwan6 chromosome 4, CAAS_Psat_ZW6_1.0, whole genome shotgun sequence genome, one window contains:
- the LOC127076737 gene encoding uncharacterized protein LOC127076737: MGMVMSYMGGTGEGIASQTLSFVSGALYDQFMKKEIKNFDAFHTAILDIFNTINMALPGKHYDAPSNKEIEDFFKLWHKSEEEDKNKIFTDFMIKNVNISKVDDSMMITGIVAPPAAMVAKRSGQSLPQLSLMKSIPDVIFVPTATILALIAVKVTKRMTLKKLNPV; this comes from the exons ATGGGGATGGTCATGAGTTACATGGGAGGAACAG GTGAGGGAATAGCCTCCCAAACTTTAAGTTTTGTATCTGGAGCATTGTATGATCAATTTATGAAGAAAGAAATCAAAAACTTTGATGCCTTCCACACTGCAATTCTTGATATCTTCAA CACTATCAACATGGCCTTGCCTGGTAAGCATTATGATGCACCATCAAACAAGGAAATTGAG gACTTTTTTAAACTATGGCATAAATCAGAGGAAGAAGACAAGAACAAAATTTTCACTGATTTCATGATTAAGAATGTGAATATCAGTAAAGTCGATGATTCTATGATGATCACCGGAATCGTTGCACCTCCGGCAGCTATGGTAGCTAAAAGATCAGGACAATCTTTGCCTCAGCTGAGTCTCATGAAATCCATACCTGATGTTATCTTTGTCCCAACCGCTACGATTTTGGCTCTCATTGCTGTTAAAGTTACCAAGAGAATGACATTGAAGAAATTGAATCCTGTTTAA
- the LOC127076738 gene encoding peptidyl-prolyl cis-trans isomerase FKBP20-2, chloroplastic, with protein MLLLLSSPLSSPLLMQSLPSKFLCAVQGQGESTHGCTNKNQKDYIVQDSSTLHPENVLRRKFVLSALVPAVVFPILSSDAKAKNINPYNEKRVLQQNRNIQKQNNVPDDFPNFIREGFEVKVIAPDDYVKRDSGLIYRDFEVGTGDCPKDGQQVTFHYVGYNESGRRIDSTYLQGSPAKIRMGNKALVPGFEEGIRDMKAGGKRRIIIPPDLGPPVGPSTFFSAKQFEVFDVELLSIQNCERRTIGFYSDVVCN; from the exons ATGCTACTGCTCTTATCTTCACCACTATCCTCTCCCTTACTCATGCAATCTCTTCCAT CGAAATTTCTTTGTGCTGTACAAGGACAAGGAGAATCAACTCATGGATGCACTAATAAAAACCAAAAGGATTACAT AGTGCAGGATAGTTCCACATTACATCCTGAGAATGTATTAAGGAGGAAATTTGTGCTTTCTGCTTTGGTCCCAGCTGTTGTTTTCCCAATTTTATCTTCTGATGCGAAGGCGAAAAATATTAATCCGTATAATGAAAAACGCGTGTTACAACAAAATAGGAATATACAAAAACAGAACAATGTACCAGATGACTTCCCAAATTTTATTAGAGAAG GTTTTGAAGTTAAAGTGATAGCACCAGATGACTATGTAAAACGTGATTCGGGGCTAATATATCGAGATTTTGAAGTTGGTACAGGTGATTGTCCAAAGGATGGTCAGCAG GTAACATTTCATTATGTTGGTTATAACGAATCCGGCCGCCGTATCGACAGCACGTATTTGCAAGGCTCTCCTGCCAAAATCCGCATGGGTAACAAGGCATTGGTTCCAG GATTTGAGGAAGGAATTAGAGACATGAAAGCGGGTGGAAAGAGAAGAATCATTATCCCCCCTGATCTCGGACCCCCG GTAGGGCCTTCGACATTTTTCAGCGCAAAACAATTTGAAGTTTTTGATGTTGAATTATTAAGCATACAAAACTGTGAAAGAAGAACCATAGGATTTTATTCTGATGTTGTATGCAATTGA